The Ignavibacteria bacterium genome contains the following window.
TGACCTTGTAACCTGATCTTCTTCTTTAACAACAATACCAACAACTTTTTTACCAATTACTTCTGAAGCTTTATAGCCAAATAAATTTTCAGCACCTGAATTCCAGTATTTAATTACTCCCGATAGATCTACAGTTATTATTGAAATTGTAATTGAGCTTTCTAAAATACTAGATAAAAATATATTAGTCTCCTGCAGTTGCTTTTCAAATTGCATTAATCCAATAAGACCACCAATTGAACCAGCAGCAGTTTTTAGAACTGATTTTTCAGTCTCAGTCCATTCTCTTTCATTTGTGCAATCATCGAATCCAATAAATCCCCAGAAATGTTTACCAATGTAAATTGGGATAACTAAGATGGACTTTATGTTTTGTGGTTCAAGAATTTCTCTTTCTGCTTCAGACATATTTTTAACTACACCAGAATAGATGCGGCCATTTTGAATGTGATGAAAAAGAGGTTGGGCATAAGGATGAGAATAAGGTAAATTTTGTAAAAGCGGATTATCAATTTGTGGTTCTATGCCTTCTCGGCACCATTCAAACTTTTGACTCATTAAAAGCTCACCTGTAACTGGATCGTTATGATTTTCGAAAACATAAACTCTATCCACTTCCGTTGCCTCTCCCAGGATTCTCAGGACTTCATTTATCGCAACTTTATGATCTGGATGTACAAGTAAAAAGATTGAAGCATCAGCAACAGCAGAAAGCAAAGCATCTTTTCTTTTAAGTTCTAATTCAGCTTTTATTCTTTCCGTTACATCTCTGGCTATTCCTCTTATTGCACTCGTTAGATTAAACTCTTTTGCTATAGTGTTTTGATACTCAAAAATTCGTTCACGCCCATTCCTATCTTTTAGTTTAATAGTTCCAATTACAGAATTTTCATTGTCAAGTGAATGAATGTATTTGTAAAAAACATCATTAGGAATTTTGAATACATCCTGAAATTTCTGACCAATTATTTCATCGCTTCCATACCCGAGCAGCTTTTTAACAGCTTGATTTATTTTAAGAATTGTCCCATCAAATTGATGAATATAAACGAGATCTGAAACATTATCGAACAGATCGGCATACATTCTTTCCGATTTACGGAGCTCGTTATATTTCTCCTGTTGAACGCGCAGTAATTTCTTATTGCTAATTAAAACACTAACTATAATAAGTCCAATAAGAGTCAGCAGGACGATTATCCCAGCTAAAATCAGCCACCAGATTTCGTTTGATATCTCTGCCATATAAATGATAAAGTAAAAATTGACCAGAGTAATACAAGCAAAATATTATGAACTATCCAGATACTAAACTCATTGCTTAGTGCAAAGACAAACAAATTACCGCCAAAGTAAATCATAAAACCAATTGTCAATAAAAATCTGTAATCACGAATCTTAATAATCAAATTATCAGACAAATATTCTGTTAAATAAATTGATGATTGAATTAGCAATAAAATACTTTCCAATGTAAGCGTATAATTGTCAATCTTATCAATCGGTTCAAGAAACATTTTATTCAAAATTACACCACCTAAAAATACACCAATTATAATTTGTATAATCTTCTTAAAATATTTTTTTTGAGTTAAATAATAGAAATACGAACTAATAAGTAAATATTCAATTATCGTGTAA
Protein-coding sequences here:
- a CDS encoding PAS domain S-box protein, translating into MAEISNEIWWLILAGIIVLLTLIGLIIVSVLISNKKLLRVQQEKYNELRKSERMYADLFDNVSDLVYIHQFDGTILKINQAVKKLLGYGSDEIIGQKFQDVFKIPNDVFYKYIHSLDNENSVIGTIKLKDRNGRERIFEYQNTIAKEFNLTSAIRGIARDVTERIKAELELKRKDALLSAVADASIFLLVHPDHKVAINEVLRILGEATEVDRVYVFENHNDPVTGELLMSQKFEWCREGIEPQIDNPLLQNLPYSHPYAQPLFHHIQNGRIYSGVVKNMSEAEREILEPQNIKSILVIPIYIGKHFWGFIGFDDCTNEREWTETEKSVLKTAAGSIGGLIGLMQFEKQLQETNIFLSSILESSITISIITVDLSGVIKYWNSGAENLFGYKASEVIGKKVVGIVVKEEDQVTRSKLYNISLIAKEQKRTQSTEVLFYHKNGKQLWVNLTVSPIIDEKGEVIGLSSIGEDITQNKITELALIQNEEMFRNVWENSADGMRLVDEDAKIKLVNRTFCELVQMPYEKLIGEPYNICYNESNEVEIKKFRENLLNNQIPTRQITTIKLWNGEEIPVEISNSFIEFHDGKRVLLSIFRDISEQKEYERKIKVSEEKYRRLALHLQTIREEERAKIAQDIHDHLGQQLTALYFEVSSIRTMRNWTKKSIEERLDGINKLIDQLIESVQRISSELRPAILDHLGLIPTIEWEVSAFQKRTGIKTTLRKKVHDLEFSKSESTVIYRILQEALTNVARHSEATKVSIDLGLQNGEFKMIIKDNGIGIPEEKFSDPKSIGIIGMKERAYSIKGELNIESKNKKGTKVTLTIPINGAKK